In Nocardia asteroides, a single genomic region encodes these proteins:
- a CDS encoding pirin family protein: protein MSTLTTPHIDIHRAGDRMKTRIAWLDSKHSFSFGPHYDPENTHHGLLLVNNDDVVAPGQGFETHPHRDMEIVTWVLEGSLVHQDSLGHSGVVYPGLAQRMSAGTGILHSEKNDSWRADPRFTAHDEPVHFVQMWVVPDEPGLTPGYQQREIDDELARGGLITVASGMPRHREHAAIALNSSHAALHVARLAPEQTVQLPTALYLHVFVARGEVTMEGAGPLDEGDAVRATRTGGQRITALRPSEVLIWEMHARLGAD, encoded by the coding sequence GTGTCAACGCTCACCACACCGCACATCGACATCCATCGGGCCGGCGACCGAATGAAGACCCGAATCGCCTGGCTGGATTCCAAGCATTCCTTCTCCTTCGGCCCGCACTACGACCCGGAGAACACGCACCACGGGCTGCTGCTGGTGAACAACGACGACGTGGTGGCGCCGGGCCAGGGTTTCGAGACGCACCCGCACCGGGACATGGAGATCGTCACCTGGGTGCTGGAGGGCAGCCTGGTGCACCAGGATTCGCTCGGCCACAGCGGCGTCGTCTACCCGGGGCTGGCCCAGCGCATGAGCGCGGGCACCGGCATCCTGCACTCCGAGAAGAACGACTCCTGGCGCGCCGACCCGCGCTTCACCGCGCACGACGAGCCGGTGCACTTCGTGCAGATGTGGGTGGTGCCGGACGAGCCCGGGCTCACCCCCGGCTACCAGCAGCGCGAGATCGACGACGAGCTGGCCCGCGGCGGGCTGATCACGGTCGCCTCCGGCATGCCGAGGCACCGCGAGCACGCCGCCATCGCGCTGAACAGCTCGCACGCCGCGCTGCACGTGGCGCGGCTGGCGCCGGAGCAGACGGTGCAGCTACCCACCGCGCTGTACCTGCACGTCTTCGTCGCGCGCGGCGAGGTGACGATGGAGGGCGCGGGCCCGCTGGACGAGGGCGACGCGGTGCGCGCCACCCGCACCGGCGGCCAGCGGATCACCGCGCTGCGCCCGTCCGAGGTGCTGATCTGGGAGATGCACGCGCGGCTCGGCGCGGACTGA
- a CDS encoding NUDIX domain-containing protein, producing MRPDVLERLERELRGTAARDGISDFVVGVAVFREHKLLVVRRVPGDYRGGLYELPGGGVESGETFAESVARELLEESGLRLRRITEYLGATDYATRRRARVRKFGFLVETEPGEVSLAPGEHDDHAWIDAESLSGLPMAEDVREAVRALVEEPRAS from the coding sequence ATGCGACCCGATGTGCTCGAACGGTTGGAGCGCGAACTCCGGGGTACCGCCGCGCGTGACGGGATTTCGGATTTCGTGGTCGGCGTGGCGGTGTTCCGCGAACACAAACTGCTGGTGGTCCGGCGGGTGCCCGGCGACTATCGCGGCGGTTTGTACGAGCTGCCCGGCGGCGGGGTGGAATCCGGCGAGACATTCGCGGAATCGGTAGCCAGGGAACTGCTGGAGGAATCCGGGCTGCGGCTGCGCCGGATCACCGAATACCTCGGCGCCACCGACTACGCGACCAGGCGCCGGGCGCGGGTGCGGAAATTCGGATTCCTGGTGGAAACCGAGCCGGGCGAGGTATCGCTCGCCCCCGGCGAACACGACGACCACGCCTGGATCGACGCGGAATCGCTCTCCGGGCTGCCGATGGCGGAGGACGTCCGCGAGGCGGTGCGGGCCCTCGTCGAGGAGCCGCGCGCCTCGTGA
- a CDS encoding DUF4185 domain-containing protein, producing the protein MGRAGKRAPLMSALVLAGAFGMPNAQAAPHPWAPPPVNSCGETGFDPLLRAPDPSAPPAPPIQIPEVIEIPVLWPEFTPVPVPDPPQNDTRVAQPPLPADPCHNPCPDVRGSVRPDEPSTGTDPDPHPGAAPQQKPGSGSAGSSGSGSGSGSGEPIKLPRVVIKPEVEPIPIPVPGGPGPEPQPAPPPVVNPVEPGPVAKPVAARSVAEVSVVGQVTGPGSENRTDMRWSVDGTDLGFVYESKPGEVAVVFGDTFGEGWGPGGVGTPEEDWRSNVLGFSTDRDLADGMTIDTMVQDSPCHAAEVLGSRKIKNWETTTIPTSGFALGERQYLSYMSVNRWSRIPGLWWTNHGGLAWSDDGGRTWTKDQHAKWENLFGLGRFQVAAMVPHDDYVYMFGTPNGRIGVAGLARVAQADVANKSAYQYWVNGSWAPAAENRATPLFLGMASELSVRHDAASGQWQMTYLDSMTGAIVLRTAAEPQGVWSDAVPLVSTADYPKTYGGFIHPWSTGGDLYFLLSAWDSYNVYLMHARLNEPR; encoded by the coding sequence ATGGGTCGTGCCGGAAAGCGCGCACCGCTGATGTCCGCGCTGGTACTGGCCGGAGCCTTCGGCATGCCGAACGCGCAGGCCGCGCCGCATCCCTGGGCGCCGCCGCCGGTGAACAGCTGCGGCGAGACCGGGTTCGACCCGCTGCTCCGCGCCCCCGACCCGAGCGCACCGCCCGCACCCCCGATCCAGATCCCGGAGGTCATCGAGATCCCGGTGCTCTGGCCGGAGTTCACCCCGGTCCCGGTGCCCGACCCGCCGCAGAACGACACCCGCGTCGCCCAGCCCCCGCTGCCTGCCGACCCGTGCCACAACCCGTGCCCGGACGTCCGCGGGTCGGTACGCCCCGATGAGCCGTCCACCGGCACCGATCCCGACCCGCACCCCGGCGCCGCACCGCAGCAGAAACCGGGCTCCGGCAGCGCGGGTTCCAGCGGTTCAGGTTCGGGTTCCGGTTCGGGCGAGCCGATCAAGCTGCCCCGGGTCGTGATCAAACCGGAGGTCGAGCCCATTCCGATCCCGGTGCCCGGCGGCCCCGGCCCCGAACCGCAGCCCGCCCCGCCGCCGGTGGTGAACCCCGTCGAGCCGGGCCCGGTCGCGAAACCGGTCGCCGCACGCTCGGTGGCCGAGGTCTCGGTGGTCGGGCAGGTGACCGGCCCCGGCTCGGAGAACCGCACCGATATGCGCTGGTCGGTGGATGGCACCGACCTCGGATTCGTCTACGAGAGCAAGCCGGGCGAGGTGGCCGTCGTCTTCGGCGACACCTTCGGCGAAGGCTGGGGCCCCGGCGGCGTCGGCACGCCGGAGGAGGACTGGCGCAGCAACGTGCTCGGCTTCAGCACCGACCGCGACCTGGCCGACGGCATGACCATCGACACGATGGTGCAGGACAGCCCGTGCCACGCCGCCGAGGTGCTCGGCAGCCGCAAGATCAAGAACTGGGAGACGACCACCATCCCGACCTCCGGTTTCGCGCTCGGCGAGCGGCAGTACCTGAGCTACATGTCGGTGAACCGGTGGAGCCGGATTCCCGGGCTGTGGTGGACCAACCACGGCGGGCTGGCCTGGTCCGACGACGGCGGCCGCACCTGGACCAAGGACCAGCACGCGAAGTGGGAGAACCTCTTCGGGCTCGGCCGATTCCAGGTGGCGGCGATGGTGCCGCACGACGACTACGTCTACATGTTCGGCACCCCGAACGGCCGGATCGGCGTGGCCGGGCTGGCCCGGGTGGCGCAGGCCGACGTGGCGAACAAATCCGCCTACCAGTACTGGGTGAACGGCAGCTGGGCCCCGGCCGCGGAGAATCGGGCGACGCCGCTCTTCCTCGGGATGGCCAGCGAGCTCTCGGTGCGCCACGACGCCGCCTCCGGCCAGTGGCAGATGACCTACCTGGACTCGATGACCGGCGCCATCGTGCTGCGCACCGCCGCGGAGCCGCAGGGCGTCTGGAGCGACGCGGTGCCGCTGGTCTCCACCGCCGACTACCCCAAGACCTACGGCGGCTTCATCCACCCCTGGTCCACCGGGGGGGACCTGTACTTCCTGCTCTCGGCCTGGGACAGCTACAACGTCTACCTGATGCACGCCAGGCTGAACGAGCCGCGCTGA